Genomic segment of Bacillus alkalicellulosilyticus:
GGGCGATTTACTCGTCAATAGTGAAGGGCATAACATTCCGATAGACCAAATTAAAAAAGAAGTTAAAGAAGATACCGTTTATAATTTTGAGGTCCAAGACTTCCATACGTATTTTATCTCTGACCTTAAGATATGGGTTCATAATTGCTCCATTAAACATGGTCCTAAGTATAGTACTAAAACTTACAATCAATGGTATAAGGGAACATGGAAAAACAAAACTAAGTCAATGGATTACCATTTAAGAAAACATAGTAAGGGAAGGACTCCTGAACAATATACTCAAGTAGCAATGAGATTCTTCTCGAAGAATAAACATTTAGCACAAGAAGTAACATTATCAACAGGTAAAAAAGGATATAAAATTCAGACAGGGACAGGAAAAAATAAGGTAGGGGGGTTTTGGACAAAAGATGGGAAACTCGTCACATTCTGGGATTGATATTAGAGAGTTAGAAATTAGTTTTAATGATTTTATAAACACTTCATTTCCTGAAGCACCTGAAGATGATGACTTATACGATATTTACAGCGATTTAGTTGAGTATGATAGTCACATTGCAGGGATTGTTTCTTCTTTATTAGGGGGGAAGAAGGTTAATAAATCATTAATCTTTCTAAACGATGATTTAGAGAAAAAAATAAATGCGAATGGTAACAACAGTGAATTGAAGGATATTAGAGAATACAAAAATAAAATAGATAACTTAGTGATGTTAATAATAAAAAAGTAGAAGAAACTAACCTTGAGAGAGATTACTCTTTCAAGGTTTTTTTTATATACGAGTGACGAATAAATTTACTACTAACCGAGACTCTAATTGTATAAAGTCTTGCTAATTTATTCTGACGTACAATACTTTGAAAAATATGTCCTAATTTAGATAACATTTACTGAAATTCTACCTCCAATATCATCAGCTACGTCCCTACATAATTAAAAATAACTAGCCTTTGCTTTCTCCCTGTCTAATAAAAAAATTTTAAATTCGTCGCAACTTTCCCCCACATAGAACGATTACTAGATTGTTCACACCTTTTCCCTTGTTGCTACTCGATAATAATCAGTTTTTCTACCTTTATGTCCAATGCTTTACAAACTCTTTCTAGCGTATCTAGGTACACCCTGCACCTTGTCCGAACAAAGGTAACTTATAGTGTTGAGGCGTAGGTTTGTTAATCGTGCCAATTCTCGCTGGACATGTTTCGTTCTTTGAGCTTCAGATTTAGCCATACCGTCATGTGTACCCCTAGCTTTTTCGTATTATTTTTAGTTTTAAAGTTAGATATATGTAGATTTATTAAAAAGCTGCTAAGTTATCATTAACATAATTGTGTCTCTAAATTTTTTTGTGAAAATATGGACAATTTATTATTTAAAATTATGAATTTTGTAAGAAGATTCTTAGTTTAACAGACGTTACGTTGAATAGTTATAATAAAAAAGACTGAGGTCTTGTTTTATATTTGAGAGAGTAATTTATTGAAATTTCCCAATTACGTGTTAAAATAGAATCAACTAAATCTTACAGGGAAAAACCCTAAATAAATAATACTTGCCAGTGGGTGAAGTATGTTTGTTTAGGGTTTTTTATGTTCTATAACATGGCCATTGTTTAGAACATTGTCAAATATTCAGATATAATAGATTAATAGTTATAAATTATTCGACAAAAACCTTGTTAAGAAATAAAAAAAAACCCACCATGCATTTTATTAATTCTCTACAGTTTGGCCGCTGAAGATTTAATAAAACCGTTTAGGTAGGATTTCTTATGTATTTAGCTATTGTATATTCTAGCACATAATAGCAAAAAGTCCAATGAAATCCTCTTTAAATCTTGTGGGTATTAAGGAGGAATTTTAAGTGTTTGAAGAGGAGAATAAGCTAAACACGGGTCAGGACAAACCCTGTCGCTACTACAGATTGGTTTCAACAGGTGTTGTTGCGGAGCGTCAGAAAAAAGTAGGGTCAAAGTATGGTTCTCGTCAAAAAACCATCGAAGTCCCATTAAACGCAAAGGAATATTATAGCGAAGAATCCATTCTTCGTTTTCAACTAGAATCGCATACAAAGCTATTGCCAGATATGAATGGTCAAAAAACAATTATAAACAACTACCTCTTACGTTATTGGGGACCAACCTTTCATAACAAAAGTGGTGGGATTGTGGCTTATACATATATTATCCTTCAAAGTTATTGTTGGGATAAAGACTATACTTGGGTAAGTATGGATACTCTTAGTAAACAAGTTACTTGTACATTACCTACACTAAGAAAATACTTAGCTATTTTAGAAGAAAACGGTTTTATCATTCGTTTTTGGAGAGAAGAAGAAGATGACAAAAAAAATGTCACACAAGGAACTATTTTATTTAAAGTTCGGCAAACCCTTCCCCTTCTTTCAAGAGAACAATACAACTCCTTACCTAAGGCTCTTAGATTAGAGCATGATAGGTTTCTAAGAAAAATAAAGAGAGAAAGTCAATTTGAATTTGATTTATGTCATAATTTCCATGACGTTTTTGAACAATTAAGAGAACAGGTGATTGACGTTGTTAATCCTACAGGAACACTTAAAGAAGAAGTAGACAAATTAAATGAGTACAAGGAAGATTACCAGGTTGCGCAGAATAAAATGTCAAAAGAAGATATTCTAATGTGGGATAAAGTACTAAGTAAGTTAAAAGAAAAACTATCGAAACCTAGTTTTGATACCTGGTTTGGTCAATCTGTAGCTTATAAAATGGATGATGATAGGTGGTTCATTTGTCTTCCCACTGAATTTGCATGTTCATGGGTAGAGCAAAGGTACATCCCTATAATCCTCGACATCATGAATGACAATCAAATTCCTGTTACCGAACTCCTTTGTGATATATATCTTGAATCAAACTCTACTCTTTGAGTAGAGTTTTTTTAGTTATTTAATCCACAATATAACCCTTACTTATCCCTCTGAAAAATTTTTTCCTACCTATAAAAATTCTTTTCATACCCCCTCTGAAAATTTTTTTCGGAGGGTAGAACTGCACTTATCCACAAATAAAGGTATGAAAATTTTTTTCAGGGGAGTATGAAAGTTTCTTTCATGGGATACCCCTTGAAAATTTTTTTCATAGGGCTGGGAAAAAATTTTTCACTAAAGAATTACAATATTTATGAATTACAAATCTTTTATAACAATTATATACACCCTTTTCTAAACTAAAATTAGGTTATTTTTCCTAAAAAAACTTGTCGAATCCTACAATAGCCGTTATAATAGCACTATAAAGTTTTTGTTTTCCTTTTTACTGATGCAATCTCTTTGAGATTAGCGGGTTTTATTATTACACATGGCAGCCTTTGAGGTTGATGGATTTACGCTTAGTTGCGTTTTCTATTAAACTCAAAGGCTTTTTTTATTTTTTAAAAAGTTAATGATGAGTGTTCAAACGAGGATAAAGATTCGGTAAACCGATCTGTATTCTCGTTTTTTATATATATAAAACTATTTTGAAAGGGTGGATGGTATTGAAGAAACAGTTCAAAGTATCACAACATGAACAAGTAGAGAGGCTTATTAAAACATTAGAGGAAGGTGTTACAAATTTTTCTTATTCTCCAGAACAATTTAAAGCTCTATTAGAAATGAAAGCCATAATGCCACAGTATTCTTTTAAAAACATTATGGTTGCCAAAGCACAGCTCCCACATGCTTCCTTTTTAGCGGGTTTTACACATTGGAATAACTTAGGTAGAACCATTAAAAAGGGATGTAAAGCAATTCGGATTTTCAAACCTAAGTTTGCAAAAAGAACTGATGATTGTGGGGAAGAAATAGAGCAAATTGTTGGGTTTATAACCGTACCAGTTTTTGATTACAGCCAAACCGAAGGTGCCCCACTACCAATTGATAAGTTACAACTTACACTTGATGGAGATTCGGATGAGGCTCGTCAAATCATTAATTGGGCTGAGACACTTGCTGAAGAAGATGATTGTCCTATCACTTATGGTGATGCAGGTGATGCAAATGGATATTATCTACCAAGCTTTCACAGTATCACAGTGTCAGATTCTCTTTCGATTAACCAACGTTGTAAAACATTAATTCATGAACTGGTTCATAGTAAGGTAGACCGATATAGTCATGATAAAACAACAAAGGAAGAGAAGGAAGTTGTTGCTGAAGGTACTGCATTTGTTATATGCACTTACTTTGGACTGGATACATCTGATTATTCATTTGGTTACGTCAAATCATGGAGTAAACATAATGATCAGGCAGTTCTTATGTATGGAGAAAAGATTTGTAATACGGCTAAGTTAATTATTAATGAATTTGAAAGAATCAAAGAGAAAGAGCAGCAGTTACAATCTGCTTAAACAACAAACAATATAAGGGAGGTGTTCCCTATCTTGAAGTGTAGATAGGGAGCAAGAGCCCCCATCTACCTTCTAGTAGGGTAAGAAAATGAATTGGAAAACTTATGAAAAAGAAACCATTGAGAATCCCAAAATGCTTGAGGTTTATCTTGAACAAGCTTGGCAGGATGCCTTTTGTTATGCTATGGCTGTTGAAGAACCCGAGAAAAATTATCTAGACCCTAAGTTGTTACTCACGATTATTTCAGGTAATGATGCTTCACTACAAGCTATTAAAGCAGCTATTGATATTGGTAGCAATGGTCTTTATTTTGGCTACGGTGAGAAGGGGTTAACAGGGTATGAGTTCCAAAGAGAGTTTAAGTTTTGTACAGATAAGGGAGCTTATGAAAAGTTTCCAATTACGATTAACCAAAATCGTAAAGCCTTGGTAATCGTTCATGATTCTCTTCTCGGAGACAACGAATTTATCTTATCTTTCGATGGAGACCCAGCAGAAGATATTCGACAAGTATTGGGTGGCGGAAAGTATGGGTTACATGTACTTCCCGAATGGAAAGATACAGTTTATACGGAGTTACTTAATCGTGGATTTATTCAAGAGGTAGAGTTCTATAAAGATTCGAACCTCTTACCAGGATTTGAGATCTTAAAGCTTAGTTTAGAAGAAGAAGATGCTGATTCTCTTATTTCAGAATTAGTGAAAACAAAGAAACTTTCTTTTCCAAGAGAGGGGAATGGTTCTGCATTAGAGGAAGTTACAGACCTTACAAGCTATATGGGCCAATATGTTAATGACATGATCGAAAAAGTTTCTGAACAAGTTGAGCCTACACATAATCCTATGACTGATTCAAGTTTCCCTTATTTTGAACAATATAAGCGCCCTTTGTTTCCAGTTCAAGCTCATGTTTCAACGGCTGTTGCCAAAAGGTTAAAGGAACAAAAAAGCTTAATTATTCAAGGGGAAATGAGGTGCGACACGTTCACTACTGAAAAGGTAGTGCATACTGTTTAATCAAATGAACAGTAGAGAACTAATATATCGAAAAGTGGAATGAACCAGTAACGCGGGAAAACACTTCCCTTAAACTCCGACAAGC
This window contains:
- a CDS encoding DnaA N-terminal domain-containing protein, producing MFEEENKLNTGQDKPCRYYRLVSTGVVAERQKKVGSKYGSRQKTIEVPLNAKEYYSEESILRFQLESHTKLLPDMNGQKTIINNYLLRYWGPTFHNKSGGIVAYTYIILQSYCWDKDYTWVSMDTLSKQVTCTLPTLRKYLAILEENGFIIRFWREEEDDKKNVTQGTILFKVRQTLPLLSREQYNSLPKALRLEHDRFLRKIKRESQFEFDLCHNFHDVFEQLREQVIDVVNPTGTLKEEVDKLNEYKEDYQVAQNKMSKEDILMWDKVLSKLKEKLSKPSFDTWFGQSVAYKMDDDRWFICLPTEFACSWVEQRYIPIILDIMNDNQIPVTELLCDIYLESNSTL
- a CDS encoding ArdC-like ssDNA-binding domain-containing protein gives rise to the protein MKKQFKVSQHEQVERLIKTLEEGVTNFSYSPEQFKALLEMKAIMPQYSFKNIMVAKAQLPHASFLAGFTHWNNLGRTIKKGCKAIRIFKPKFAKRTDDCGEEIEQIVGFITVPVFDYSQTEGAPLPIDKLQLTLDGDSDEARQIINWAETLAEEDDCPITYGDAGDANGYYLPSFHSITVSDSLSINQRCKTLIHELVHSKVDRYSHDKTTKEEKEVVAEGTAFVICTYFGLDTSDYSFGYVKSWSKHNDQAVLMYGEKICNTAKLIINEFERIKEKEQQLQSA